The genomic region CGCGATTTCCCGCAGAGCTTCTCGGTGATTTCCTGGGTCCATCTGATAGGTCCGTTTATCACCGATACGCGGCGCGCTCTCCAAGGCTTCGCGAAACGGTCCATAAAATGCCGAGGCATACTTCACGGCATAGCTGCAGATGCCGACCTGTGGATAACCGGCCCCATCCAACGCACGACGGATCACACCAACCCGCCCATCCATCATGTCTGAGGGAGCCACCAGATCCGCTCCGGCCTGCGCTTGGACCACGGCCATCTCCGCCAATAACGGAAGGGTCGCATCATTGTCGATCCGTCCATCAATCACCACCCCGTCATGCCCATCCGACGAATAGGGATCGAGCGCCACATCACTGAGGATCAGCAGATCCGGAGCCGCAGCCTTCAGGGCGCGGATCGCCCTCGCCATCAACCCGTCCCGGTTGCGACTCTCTTGCCCTCGCGGGTCCTTGAGGTGATCCGGCACCACCGGAAACAACGCGATACCGGCGAGGCCGGCGCACGCGGCTTCTGCAACCTGCTCGAGCGCCCGGTCGACCGAGACTCGTGCGCAGCCCGGCATGGAGGCTATCGGCGTCATCTGATCGACTCCCTCTTGCACAAACAGAGGCCATATCAGATGCTGTGTAGCGAGCCTATCGGCTGATCGCCTTGCCCGGAGCGCCGCTCGTGTACGATGGATCGGGGAGGATTCGCAGAGCGCTAGTGGAATCGGGTGAAGGCTCATCCCCAAGACTCCTTCACCAGCTGCATCAGACAGTCGACTGCCCCGGTCGTGAGCGGTTGGCCTTCCATCACGTTCGACCAGACTGCTTCCCACCGAATGACCGCCGGAGAAATCGTCAATCCCTTACTCTCCACGGCAGCCCGCATAGCCGATGTCGGCCACTCAACGACTTGATTCCATAACACCCGCATGGCCGGATTGATCCCTTCACCCCCAAGCATCGCGTGCAAAGCCGCCATACCCTCCAACGCCCAAATGTCGGGAAAGGATGGGCGAACCGGCACAAACACCCGATCGGCATCCCGCAGAATGCTCGTCGTCATGTCGGAGAGCGTCGGTGGCCCATCGACGACCATCCACTCGAATCTCGGTGCAAATCTGGCAACCTGGTCGTGCACGATCGGCTGAATCTGAGAGCGGGCCACGACGCGGAACTGTTCTCCCCAGCGGCTCGCCCATTCGCTTGCCGTGCCTTGCACATCCGCATCCAGCAACAGCACGCGAGCTCCCTGCTCCGCCAACGCCATCGCGGTCGCAATCGCCAGTGTCGTCTTTCCCGTGCCGCCCTTTTGGTGGAGAAACGCGACCGTGCGCATGGATCCCGCTCACGCGGCGCGTGGCCACCGATGTCGAATCCGTCCCCCGACGACGGTCATCATCACCCGCCCACGCAAACGCCATCCAGCAAACGGTGTATTCCGCCCTTTCGAGTAGAACTGGTCTGGCTCAACCACCCATTCACAGGCACGATCCACGAGGATAATGTCGGCTGATACCCCTGGCGCTAGCGTGCCACCCGGCAATCCCAACAAGCCGGCCGGTTTGCTGGTCAAACATTGCACGGCACGCTCCAGAGACAAGAGGCCCTGCTCGACGAGCCGTAGGGTCAGCGCCAGCGCCGTCTCCAATCCCACGATCCCGAACGGGGCACGCTCCATGCCCCACTGTTTTTCATACTCCGCGTGCGGGGCATGATCCGTGGCAATGATATCGATTGTGCCATCCGCCAATCCCTCAATCACCGCCGCACGATCCCGCTCACCCCGCAGCGGCGGATTCATCTTGGCATTCGGTCCTGATCGTCGCACGGCTTCGTCGGTCAGCGTAAAGTGATGTGGACAGGCCTCCGCCGTGACCGACCATCCCTCGGCCTTTGCACGGCGAATCGCTTCGATCGTGCCGACCGAACTCACATGCGCCACATGCAATCTGGCTCCGGTCTCCCCAGCCAAACGAATATCTCGTTCGACCATCCTGGTTTCAGACCGAGAAGGAATGGCCGGCCATCCCAGGGCGCGTGAGACCGGGCCTTCGTTCATACAGCCACAACCGGACAGACTGAGATCTTCACAATGATCAATGACCGGTAGATCGACCGCTGCCGCTCGCTCCATCGCCTGTCGCATCACCCCATCATCCATCACCGGTCGCCCGTCGTCTGACACCGCGACACAGCCCGCCTCTTTCAAGGCGCGGAATTCGGTCACCTCACGTCCAACCGACCCCTTGGTAATGGCTCCGATGGGATACACCTTGGCACGATCGGCTTCTCCGGACTTCTGCTTGATCAACTGCGTGACCGTCGGCTCATCGTTCACCGGCTTCGTGTTCGGCATGCAGCAGATCGAGGTGAAGCCCCCCGCCACGGCCGCCGCCGTGCCGGTGGCGATCGTTTCCTTATATTCAAAGCCTGGCTCGCGCAGATGGACATGGAGATCGATGAGTCCCGGCAACACCAGCAACCCCGTCACATCCAGGCACGCTGCCTCCCGGGGAGGAGACACATCCGGTGAGACCACCGCATCGATTACTCCATTTTTGATCCACACATCTGCTTCGCCGTCCCACCGACCCGGATCGAAGACCCAACCGCCTGCTAGGACAAGGACGACGGGTTCATCCGCCGTGTTTTGTTTATTGACCATCCGTCACCATCAGCACTAGACTGGGAGTATGAAATCAAAGCTATCCTTGCTCACGAAAGGAGTCCCGCGATGAATGCCCACCCCATCCATGAGCATCACGCCCACCAGCACGGAGCGAACTGCGGGCATCCGGCTATCGCCCATGACGACCACACCGATTATCTCCATGACGGCCATCTTCACCATCTGCATGGCGACCATGTCGATGAACATGTCCTGGCCGTCAGCTCAACGAACCCAGCTGCCTGCACACCGGCCCACGCCTGCGGCAGTCATGATTCCAGCCACCGGCACGGTGCCGGCTGCGGCCATGAGGCCGTGCCCCATGGCGATCACGTCGACTACTTCGTCGGCGGGCACCTGCATTTCGCCCATGGCGCGCATTGTGATGACCATGGGGTCTTACAACTCGCCTAGAAACTACTCGTCGCTACCGGTGTGGGGCGCCTGACTCAACGGCGTCCCGGGCACTCCGCTCAGCCGTAGCAGAAACCCGTCCACCTCTGCCGGTCGCATCTGATCGTGCGGGATTTCGACTTCGAGAAAAACCCCGTCCCGCAACGCGAAGAGCTCATGCGCGATGCGGTGATGGTCACCTACGCCAACTCCAAACGCCAACACAAAGGCCTCGAGACTATTCGGATCCGCACAACAGAGGGAGTAGCCTGAGGCTGGAACATTCGGATGGAAACGATCGACTTCCCGCCAATGCTCCTCGTGGTCCGCCGAGACGTGAACGATCCTCCATTCCGGAAGCTGCTCATGGCCACGCTCCTCAAGCTCCACAATCTGCGCAAGGTAGGCATGTTTTTGAATGTTTGGCAATGTCGAGACCACGACTAGACCTCGACGAAGTTCGTCGGCCGTGAGCGGCTTGTCGGCCAGCCTGGCGGCTGGAATGACGAACTCGGCGGTCAATCGCTCTCCGCGACGAGGCACGTGGCCCAGCAAGTGAATCCGATCGCTGCCGAGTTGCACGGTTCTCATCCTGTCATCCCTCGACTCCATTCCCTATTTTGAACCGTTTCCTCTTGCAGGCTGTTCAAAAATTTCGTCCCGCAAAGCTCATCGTGTGTCTCGTTGAGCCTCTCGTGTATTTCGCAATCGACGAGCGCTTCACGCGCAGGAGAGCGACACGATCGGTCTGCGCATAGCCGCTCCGGCAAAGACAGAAAATGCAGCTGACAGCATGATTAATGCGGCAACATGGTCAACATCGCGATAGTCACCATCCCCGCGATCATCATGGCAAACTGCCAGACCCCCTTGGCTGCCCCCATCCGCCCATGCAAACCAGGCACGAGGTCGGCCAAGCCGATATAGAGAAAGCTCGCAGCCGCCACACTGAGGGCATAGGGGACGATGGCCTCCGCATAGGCGAGGCCGCCGTAAGCAGCGACGACACCAACCAATGTCCCCATCCCCGAGAGCGTATTCCAGAAAAACGCTTTCCAGCGAGAGAAGCCACTTGACAGGAGAATCGTGAAATCGCTCAATTCTTGTGGTACTTCGTGCCCCAATACCGCGAGCGTTGTGACGAGACCAAGTCCTGGGGACGCCACACAGGCCGCGCCGATGGCGACGCCGTCCGCCATGTTGTGGACGGCGTCGCCGATCAAGATCAACATGCCAGCCTTTTTCTCCATCCCGTGGGCATGGTCGTGTTCATGGGGGTGATGGTGGTCTTCCGGAAACTCCCCGTGCGAATGTCGCCAGATCACCGTCCACTCCAGCACAAAAAACAGGATGAGACCAGCCAAGATCGACAACCCCACTTCGTAGATTGGAATATGTTCCAACGCTTCGGGGATCAGTCCAATGATCGCGGTGGCCAACATCGTACCCGTGGCATAACTCAGCAGATACGGCATCGCCCGATGCCGCCAGCCGTCGGGAATAAATAAGACGACGGCAGCGGGGAGCAGAGCCCCGAGGCTTCCGAGTAGACCCATCAGAATGACGAATCCCCAGGATGATTCGGCAGGAAGAGCCATCACGAGCGTTTCTTTTCCCGATAATCTGCATATCGCTGTTCACAGGAAGTACCCGAGGGATCTCCCAGGAACCGTGACCACTCACTATGGGTGGAAACATCGACACCCTCGGCTCGAGCTTCCCGCTGAAGGACAACCTGAAGGTCAAGGAGTAGGTCAGACTCGTCGATGTCGGCTCCTGAATCGGTCCGCAACTGGGAGAACAGCGCTTGGTAGATGCGCTTGAGTTCATCAAGTGAACAATCGAGGGCAAAGCGGCTCTGCTGTTTGGTGATGTGTGATTCCAACGGAGACATAGCGCTCCTCGATCTCTCTGTCTGTCCGTTCGTGCGCGATCGCGACCTGTCAGGCTGACAGCAGACAGGTCCGGAGTGTTCGATGACAGTGCGCGTGATTGTAATTTCGGCCGATCAATATCAGGGCCGGATCTGGTTCCTGTCGAAACCGAACCACGCCGATCCACCGTGTGACCGGGGAGGCATACTGAATCTCGTATAGCTCCTGCTCACCAGAAAACCGGCAGACCCCTTTGACCCGATCAAGGCCGACCGGAAGGTGGTCGAACCACTCGGTAAATCGACCTCGATGCAGCGGCCCGGCCAGGGGAATCGTCGTCACCATCGGATGCGCACGCGTCGATCCAAACGCCACATTTCCGACTCGTCGTTTGGGTCGCTGTTCGTACGGTCGGAGCAGCGACTTAGGGTCCACGGCCGCCTGCGACACCTGCCACAGCCTGGCGTGCCCCCTATCACGAACGATCGCCGTTCGAAATCGCTCCTGTTCCACAGCGGAGTAGAGATCTTGCTTGTTCACGATCACTTCGTCCGCATATTGCACCAAAGCTGTATAGCGTGAGCCAATGGGACGCCCGTCAGACGGAACGATCGGTTCGATGACCGCGATCACTTTCTCCAGCCGTACCAAAGCGAGACACACTGAGTCGGTCACGGCCTCGATGACTTCTTCGATGGCTGCGATTCCCGAGCACTCAAGCACCACCACATCGACCTCCTGTTGCTCTACAAGCTCGGCCAGGCCCTCTCCAATCCCGTCACGGGCATCGCAACAGACACAGCCTCCGGTGATGTTTCGGACTGCAGCGGCTGACCCGTCTGCATGAGCGCCATCCAGACTGATCGCACCGGCCTCGTTCATCAGGACGCCGACCCGCTTACCGGCACCGCACCAGAACGCGAGCAGCCGCATCAGCAACGTCGTCTTGCCAGCCCCCAGCGGACCGCAGATTACGTAGAGCGGGACCATGAGGGACCTCATCCTTGCAATACGACAAGATCTCTCCGGAAGCACCTTCCCACCGTTGTACAGCTGCTGGACTTTGGACGAAGCTTGCACTGCACGGTCATGATTCCATCCAGGTCTATCGAACTGTTTGGCATCGTAGAAAACGGAGATGCACCCCTGGCGGCTGCTTCGGCATGAACCGTCGCAGCCGCCAGCGACTCGGATGAACTAGTACGTAGTCCTTCCTGTGAACCGATTAAACGATCAGAATGAGGCCGCCATCTTGCGACGTGCCAAGCTCGCCAATCCAATTGGGCCACTGCCGAATAGCCATGCGGCAGCCGGCAGGGGCACTGGCGCAAAGTCCATATGAAAGGTTCCGGAGTTTTTCAGTGTTCCGTTCAAATCGATCAAGCGAAAGGCAGCGGAGTACCGCTCCTCCGTATCGTCCATGGTGAAGAATCCTGGCTGAAATGACAGGAGGTTCCCATCACCCAACTCATAGGTCTCTCCGATCGTCGAGAGAATAGACGTTCCTGTGTCATCCGCTACTTGAAGCCCGGGCGTCACCTCTACCAACTCCAAGGCCACATTGGTGTTGTCCAGCGCTCCCGCCCACCGATTGCCCGAACTCGTGAACAAAAAGTGTTCGAGCGTTCCCGGGCTGGCCGAGCTCAAGCTTTGCGTCGACTCCCATTGCAGATCGCTGTATTCCAACCCTGGCACAGCTTGACTGACCCATTTGCTGGCTTCCGCCCCCTGACCCGGGAATAAGGGCAACGGAGCCTGATTCGTGAAGGTCTCCGGAATGCGATTGTTCGTATTAGTGTTATTCACGGTTGGCGAGGCAGCCGGGCCGGAATAGCTCCAGGCCCCGATCCCATGATAGTGACTGTTGGCCGGATTGGTTTCGTCGGGATGCGCAAACAGAAACGTCAGTCGACCAAAGTTTGGATTTGAAAGACCGGCGTACGTGCCGCTCGAAATCGTCTCTTGACGATCAACCCCGATGTAGAACTCCACCAGGCTAGCCTGGGCCATACCGGCCCAACTGACCGTCGCACTGAGCACAGCTGTCCAGACCCATCTGATCGGCCACTGCTTCCATCTCACTCCCGTACCCTCTGATCTATCCATCGTATCCTCCAGGGTTGTTCTGAATAGCCCGACGAGCCCCATGCTTGTGGGTGTCAGCCCGCATTGAGCCAACCTCATGATGTAACTGACTACTCGTTTTTCACGCGTGATAACAGTTCCGTCAGATTGCACGGTTTATGGTTAATATCGAGCTGCGGAAGGATGATCTTCTCCACCCCTAACCGGCAGGCGCCTGTGCTGCCGGGAAGGAGAAACACGATCGTGTCGCCACAGACGCCGGCATCCGCCCTTGACTGGATCGTTGACGTACCAATCTCGCTGAAACTTAACCAACGAAAGAGTTCGCCAAATCCTGGGATGGGTTTGGTATACAGAGACCGAACAGCATCCGGTGTCACATCGCGCTGCGTCACGCCGGTTCCACCCGTCACGATGACGAATTCGACTTTTGGATCGGCAACCCAGCCGGCAATGATGCGACGAATGGTCTCATAGTCGTCCTTGCATAATTTACGATCAGCCAACCGGTGGCCAGCCAGGAGGATCCGCTCGACGATCAGATCGCCACTGCTATCGGTTTCAGGCGTTCGACTATCGGAGACTGTCAGCACCGCTACGGCCACCGAAACATCAGCCTTTGCCGTCATCGTTAGACCTCATGCTCCGATAGCTCGATCACCCGCGTTTTCACCAAACCCCGTTCGCCGAATGAGACGCGCCGACGCCAGGGAAGCCATAGACCGTTGACGTCGGTATATTCGTTGACGTAGCTTTCCATTCCGATCACGGCCTGCCCATCGAGCGAGAAATAGGTCATCACATAGTGGCTGGAGTATTGTTTCCCGTCCGGCGCGTGATCACAGCGCTCGATGGTATTGACTCGCCGCTCCGTCATCGGCGTCAACCGCCCGATCTGGGTGTATTGTCCATCCTTGATCCGGTACCAAGAGTCGAGTCGCCCCCCGGTCAGCAGCACACGGCGACCCCGTGGATGCGGCACAGCGGGGTCATCTTGGGGATCGAAGGACAGCACATACTTGCCGTCACCCTCCTCGAACGTGGAAAACGCCAGGTGCATCCCCTGGGTCCAGAGCCGTTCTCGCACCCACTCTTGAAGGGTCGCGTCGGCTCCATCCAACCCAACCGTCGTCTCCTTCTTCGGCACCAGACTGACCCGACCGGTGTAGACACGCCTCTCATCGTTCAGCGAGAGTCTCGCTCGATAGCCTCCAAAGCCGGTCGGCCACCGATACATGCGACCATGGGCATCTTGAACCAGCCGGCGCGCCGCAGGATCATCGGCGGGCGATGCCGTCTGGGCTTCCATCGGTTTCGCAGTCCCACTTCCTTGCATCATGACCTCCTCCTTGTTGCACCACTCCATTGCTTTGTTTGGCGCTTCTTCCGGCGGACCGGCTTCACAAGACAGGTCTCCAAGCCTTCGAGAAATCGTTGCCAAGGCACGCGCCGTCCAATGACGACGAGTCTGGCTTGTGATTGCCTGACTCCTGTGTAGGGAGTCAGTGCCAACGACCCCATAATCCATTGAAGCTCTTGAAACCCAGTTCGCCCCTGCACTTTCACGAAGCCCTTCATGCGGATCACGGATCGCTCGAACCGCTTCAACCAGGCTTCGAGACGAACGGGATCAAAGGGTTTCAGAATCTTGAAACTCCCACTCTGATACCCAGTCGCTGAATCCTTGACCGTCCCCTGTTCAATCGATGGCGTCTTCATCGTCGCCATTCCCGTGAACAGTCGGCCCACTTCCACCTCGGCATGCACCGCCCGGACGATTGTGGCCGTCGGATTCACAGCCTTGATGAGCCGTTCCACGAGATTCGCCTGACGACTGTTGATTTGATCAAGCTTGTTTAACACCACCACATCAGCCTGCTTGAGGTGATCTTCCGCTGCAGGCCAATAGGTCCCGAGCTTCAAGAACCGAGGCCCATCGACCATGACGATCACCGAGGCCAACGTCCCTCTGGTTCTTACATTCGACTGGGTCAGCGCCTTCTCCACTCCCATGACCACTTGGCCGGTATCCG from Nitrospira sp. harbors:
- a CDS encoding ZIP family metal transporter, which encodes MALPAESSWGFVILMGLLGSLGALLPAAVVLFIPDGWRHRAMPYLLSYATGTMLATAIIGLIPEALEHIPIYEVGLSILAGLILFFVLEWTVIWRHSHGEFPEDHHHPHEHDHAHGMEKKAGMLILIGDAVHNMADGVAIGAACVASPGLGLVTTLAVLGHEVPQELSDFTILLSSGFSRWKAFFWNTLSGMGTLVGVVAAYGGLAYAEAIVPYALSVAAASFLYIGLADLVPGLHGRMGAAKGVWQFAMMIAGMVTIAMLTMLPH
- a CDS encoding DUF3386 family protein; the protein is MMQGSGTAKPMEAQTASPADDPAARRLVQDAHGRMYRWPTGFGGYRARLSLNDERRVYTGRVSLVPKKETTVGLDGADATLQEWVRERLWTQGMHLAFSTFEEGDGKYVLSFDPQDDPAVPHPRGRRVLLTGGRLDSWYRIKDGQYTQIGRLTPMTERRVNTIERCDHAPDGKQYSSHYVMTYFSLDGQAVIGMESYVNEYTDVNGLWLPWRRRVSFGERGLVKTRVIELSEHEV
- a CDS encoding VPLPA-CTERM sorting domain-containing protein; amino-acid sequence: MDRSEGTGVRWKQWPIRWVWTAVLSATVSWAGMAQASLVEFYIGVDRQETISSGTYAGLSNPNFGRLTFLFAHPDETNPANSHYHGIGAWSYSGPAASPTVNNTNTNNRIPETFTNQAPLPLFPGQGAEASKWVSQAVPGLEYSDLQWESTQSLSSASPGTLEHFLFTSSGNRWAGALDNTNVALELVEVTPGLQVADDTGTSILSTIGETYELGDGNLLSFQPGFFTMDDTEERYSAAFRLIDLNGTLKNSGTFHMDFAPVPLPAAAWLFGSGPIGLASLARRKMAASF
- the hemB gene encoding porphobilinogen synthase; amino-acid sequence: MSLHPIPLALCESSPIHRTRAALRARRSADRLATQHLIWPLFVQEGVDQMTPIASMPGCARVSVDRALEQVAEAACAGLAGIALFPVVPDHLKDPRGQESRNRDGLMARAIRALKAAAPDLLILSDVALDPYSSDGHDGVVIDGRIDNDATLPLLAEMAVVQAQAGADLVAPSDMMDGRVGVIRRALDGAGYPQVGICSYAVKYASAFYGPFREALESAPRIGDKRTYQMDPGNHREALREIALDEAEGVDWLMVKPGLPYLDIVSLVRSHSALPVAVYHVSGEHAMLRAAAAVGLFSYEEALLESLSAIHRAGADLIVTYGALDAARLLASGPPVFEPKG
- a CDS encoding GTP-binding protein, translating into MTGTDHARRRNKVTPIYVIAGFLGSGKTTLLKRALEHELNRGVKPAVLMNEFGEVDVDGALLHDHPRSKDIELQALLSGCICCDLSGEFSEKVEHLVKETKGAPLFIETTGLADTGQVVMGVEKALTQSNVRTRGTLASVIVMVDGPRFLKLGTYWPAAEDHLKQADVVVLNKLDQINSRQANLVERLIKAVNPTATIVRAVHAEVEVGRLFTGMATMKTPSIEQGTVKDSATGYQSGSFKILKPFDPVRLEAWLKRFERSVIRMKGFVKVQGRTGFQELQWIMGSLALTPYTGVRQSQARLVVIGRRVPWQRFLEGLETCLVKPVRRKKRQTKQWSGATRRRS
- a CDS encoding ParA family protein: MRTVAFLHQKGGTGKTTLAIATAMALAEQGARVLLLDADVQGTASEWASRWGEQFRVVARSQIQPIVHDQVARFAPRFEWMVVDGPPTLSDMTTSILRDADRVFVPVRPSFPDIWALEGMAALHAMLGGEGINPAMRVLWNQVVEWPTSAMRAAVESKGLTISPAVIRWEAVWSNVMEGQPLTTGAVDCLMQLVKESWG
- a CDS encoding GTP-binding protein, which translates into the protein MVPLYVICGPLGAGKTTLLMRLLAFWCGAGKRVGVLMNEAGAISLDGAHADGSAAAVRNITGGCVCCDARDGIGEGLAELVEQQEVDVVVLECSGIAAIEEVIEAVTDSVCLALVRLEKVIAVIEPIVPSDGRPIGSRYTALVQYADEVIVNKQDLYSAVEQERFRTAIVRDRGHARLWQVSQAAVDPKSLLRPYEQRPKRRVGNVAFGSTRAHPMVTTIPLAGPLHRGRFTEWFDHLPVGLDRVKGVCRFSGEQELYEIQYASPVTRWIGVVRFRQEPDPALILIGRNYNHAHCHRTLRTCLLSA
- the moaB gene encoding molybdenum cofactor biosynthesis protein B, whose product is MTAKADVSVAVAVLTVSDSRTPETDSSGDLIVERILLAGHRLADRKLCKDDYETIRRIIAGWVADPKVEFVIVTGGTGVTQRDVTPDAVRSLYTKPIPGFGELFRWLSFSEIGTSTIQSRADAGVCGDTIVFLLPGSTGACRLGVEKIILPQLDINHKPCNLTELLSRVKNE
- a CDS encoding dihydroorotase — protein: MVNKQNTADEPVVLVLAGGWVFDPGRWDGEADVWIKNGVIDAVVSPDVSPPREAACLDVTGLLVLPGLIDLHVHLREPGFEYKETIATGTAAAVAGGFTSICCMPNTKPVNDEPTVTQLIKQKSGEADRAKVYPIGAITKGSVGREVTEFRALKEAGCVAVSDDGRPVMDDGVMRQAMERAAAVDLPVIDHCEDLSLSGCGCMNEGPVSRALGWPAIPSRSETRMVERDIRLAGETGARLHVAHVSSVGTIEAIRRAKAEGWSVTAEACPHHFTLTDEAVRRSGPNAKMNPPLRGERDRAAVIEGLADGTIDIIATDHAPHAEYEKQWGMERAPFGIVGLETALALTLRLVEQGLLSLERAVQCLTSKPAGLLGLPGGTLAPGVSADIILVDRACEWVVEPDQFYSKGRNTPFAGWRLRGRVMMTVVGGRIRHRWPRAA